The sequence TTTCAGTAAATTTGTCAAATCCAAAAACAGCCCCTTTTATAATTTTAAAAAGAATTTTTAATTCTAATTTAATAATACCATAATAATTATTATGGAACAATTTTTTATTAAATTTTTGTAATTTATAAAAATTTATCTTTAATTTTTTGTTGTCAAATTTAATTTTTGTATTTATTATTTAGATAATGTTCAATTTATTAATTGAAATTTTTACAAAAAAAAAATGAAAACAATTGAGAAAATTAAAAATCAAATAAAAAATAATCCAATTATTATTTATATGAAAGGAACCCCAGAACATCCTAGTTGTGGATTTTCTGCACAAGCTGTAAAAGTTTTATCAAGTTTTGGAAAAAGATTTGCTTACATTGATGTATTAAAAAATTCAGATATACGAACTGAATTGCCAATCTATGCAAATTGGCCTACTTTTCCTCAATTATGGGTTTCTGGAAATTTAGTAGGAGGTTGTAATATAATATTAGAATTATTTAAAAATGGAAAATTAAAAAAAATTATAAATTCTGTTAAAGAAAATAAATCATAAGATTAATATTGGACATAAATATTAAAAAATCAATGATTAGTTATTATTTTTCTTCGATCGATAATTTATATTTTTTAAAGGCCAACCACCTAATTTTTTCCATTTATTTACAATATTACAAAATAAATTTGCGGTTTGTAGAGTATCGTATAAAGCTGAATGAGCTTGATTGGTATCAAAAATTATTCCTGAAGCTTTACATGCTTTTGCTAAAACAGTTTGACCTACTACTAATCCACTTAGTGATGCTGTATCGAAGGTTACAAAAGGATGAAATGGATGATTTTTAAACCCTGATCTTTTTATAGCAGCCATAGTAAAATTATGATCAAAAGTAGCATTATGTGCTACGATAATTGCTTTCTTGCAATTTTGTTTTTTAATTCCTTTATTTATCAACGTAATTATATTTTTAAATGCTTCTTTTTCACTAACAGCGGATCGTAGTGGGTTGAATGGATCGATTTTATTAAATTCTAACGCTTCTTTTTTTATAGAAGACCCAGTAAAAGGAATTATATGAAAATGTAGTAAGGATTCTTTTTTTATCCAACCAAGTTCATCCATTTTTAAAGTTACAATAGCAATTTCTAATAAAGCATCAGTTTTTGCATTAAATCCAGCAGTCTCTACATCGATTACAACAGGATAAAAGTTTCGAAATCTTTTTCTTAAAGTATTGATTTCATTTTCTTTAAACATTTCGATCTCGTTTTATAAAATATTTAATTTAATACAATTTTGTTTTTGTTTTATTTTTTAAGTGTAAGATTTATAAATCTTAAATGTTTTTAAAAAATTAACATACTGTTAATAAAATAACAATATAAAAGTATAACAAAATTGTATAAACATTTTTTTAGTATTTGTTTTCTAAAATATCTAGATTAGAATTAAATACTAATTTATAATTTTTGATATCTTATTATAAATAGAGAGTTAATATGAATTATAAACTTCCAGAATTAGATTTTTCTTATGATGCTTTAGAACCTTATTTTGATAAACAGACAATGATAATTCATCATACAAGGCATCATCAAACATACATTAATAATTCTAATTTAGCATTAAATTCAATAAATTCTGAATTATCAGGTAAATCTATTGAATATATTTTATATAATTTAAATAAGATAGATAATTTAGATAAAAGACAATTACTAAGAAATAATTTGGGTGGTCATTTTAATCATAGTTTTTTTTGGAAAGGATTGTCTTTAGGCACTAACATTTCTATTAGTTTTAAAAAAGTAATAGAAAAAAATTTTGGTAGTTTTTTAGAATTTAAGAAAAAATTTAATTCTGTTGCTTTATCTAGATTTGGTTCAGGTTGGGTTTGGTTAGTTATGGAAAATAATAATAATAAAAGATTATCTATTGTTTCTACGGCTAATCAAGACAATCCAATAATGAGAAAAGAAATTTCATTGGTAACTTCTGGAACACCTATTATTGGTTTAGATCTTTGGGAACATTCTTATTATCTTAAATATCAAAATAATCGTTCAAATTACATAGAAGCATTTTGGAATGTTTTAAATTGGAATAAAGTAGTTAAACGTTTTGAATCTTAATTTTATAGTTTATTATTATTTTTTAAAAATTTTCAAATTTAGTTTATTTTTTATATAGGAGTTAATTTCTACTTGAGAGTAATATTTTTTTTAAAGTAGTTGAATTTTTAAAATTTAAAATAAGGAAGATGCTTATTTGTAAAATTAAATTAGTTGTAGGAATATCTAATCCAAATAAATATTATGGAGAAACTAGACATAATGTTGGATCTTGGATGCTTTATAGTTTAGTAAATAGATATAAAGAAAAGTTTATAAAAAATAAAAAATTTTTTGGTTTTGTTTCTAATGTAATTTTAAAAAAAAAAAAAATTAAGTTTTTAATTCCAAATATTTATATGAATATAAATGGTCGTTCTGTGTTTTCTGTTGCTTCTTATTATAATATTAGTTTGAGTGAAATGTTAATAATTCATGATGATATAGATTTGTTTCCTGGTGATATAAAAATTAAATATGGAATCGGACATGGAGGACACAATGGATTACGTAGTATAAAATCTTACTTCGAAAAAAAAATTTATTTTCATCGAGTTAGAATTGGAATTGGAAGACCTTTATTTAAAGATCAAATCTCTAAATATGTTTTAGATAAACCTAGTAAAAATGAACATTTTTTAATTGTTAATTCTATAAAGAGAAACATTCTAGAAATAGAAAACAGGTTCTTTTAATTTTTTTTATGTATTAATTTTATTTTTAAAATTAGTTAGTTTAAATGGTAATCAATTAAATGAGTTTAAAATGTGGAATAGTAGGATTTCCAAATGTTGGTAAATCAACTTTATTTAACGCTTTGACAAATTTGAATATTAATGCAGAAAATTATCCTTTTTGTACAATTCATCCAAATTTTGGAAGTGTTGCAATTTATGATTCTAGATTATACAAATTAGCTAAAATAGTGCCTACAAAAAGAATAATAAACACTTTTGTAGAATTTGTTGATATAGCAGGATTAATAGAAGGAGCTTCTAAGGGAGAGGGTTTAGGAAACAAGTTTTTATCTGATATTCGTAATACTGACGCAATTGTTCATATGGTTCGTTGTTTTGAAAGTGATTCTATTATTCATGTTCGTGGAAAAATATCACCAATAGAAGATATTGAGATTATTAATTCTGAATTGGTTCTTTCAGATTACAACGTTTGTGTAAAAGTTTTAAATAAAATTAAAATTAATAAAAATAAAAATATTTTAGATAAAAAAAAAATTGAAGTTTTAGAAAAATGTTTTAAACATTTAGATAATTTAAGTATGTTAAACAATCTTTTTTTAAGTGAAGAAGAAAGATCATACATTAAAGAATTTAATTTTTTAACGATAAAACCCATGTTATATGTTGCAAATGTTAATAATAATAAAAGAAGTGTTTATTTTATTGAACAAATTAATGATTATTTCAACACAAAAGAATCTGTTTTTCCTATTTTGCTTGGAAAAGATAATAATGGATGTTTTTGTTTTAATGTAAATAATAAATTAAAAAAACAGTTTTTTACCGATCAAATTAAAGATATTTCTTTTTCTGTATTAAAATTATTAAATCTTCATACGTTTTTTACTGTTGGAGAAAAAGAAATAAAGTCTTGGACTATAAAGAAAAATAGTACTGTTATAGAAGCTGCAAGAAAGATTCATAGTGATTTTTTTCGTGGTTTTATCAAAGCTAAAGTTATTAGTTTTAATGATTTTATTTCTTTCAAAGGAGAAAAATTAGCAAAAAATTCTGGGAAAACTAGAATTGAAGGAAAAGATTATATTGTACAGGATGGTGATATTTTAAATTTTTTATTCAATATTTAAAAAATACAAGAGAGGAAAATTTTCCTCTCTCATAAATTAATTTTTTTTTTTTTTATTTTTTTAATAAAAATTCTTTTAGTTTTTTAAAATTAAGTTTTAATTTATTAGATAAAAGTGGAAGTTTATCTCTTATCAATAATGATTTTGGAATATTGATTTTTTCTTGTAGAATGTTTTCTACTGTTTCTTTAAATTTTGCAGGATGAGCTGTTCCTAAAAATAAACCAAATTGTTTTTTTTTTATTTTTTTATTTAAAAGATTGAAAGCAATAGCTGCATGAGGTTCGGATACATATCCTAAGTTTCTTAGTTCTTTTAAAGTAGATGTTGTTTCTTTTTCTGAAACGCTTCCAAAACCTAGTTTTTTTAAATTCCAGTTTTTTCTTTTAAATAACTCTTCGACTCTAATCCAATTATTTGGTTGGCTGATATCCATAGCATTAGAAATAGTAGAAATTGTGTTTTTTGGATTCCATAGTCCTGTTTTTAAAAATCTTGGAACTGTATCATTTGAATTAGTGGCAGCTATAAAAGATTTTATTTTTAATCCTAAAGATTTTGCTAATAACCCAGCAGTTAAATTTCCAAAATTTCCGCATGGAATTGATATGATTAGTTCTTTTTTTTTTTGTTTTTCAGGAATTAA comes from Buchnera aphidicola (Tetraneura ulmi) and encodes:
- the grxD gene encoding Grx4 family monothiol glutaredoxin, translated to MKTIEKIKNQIKNNPIIIYMKGTPEHPSCGFSAQAVKVLSSFGKRFAYIDVLKNSDIRTELPIYANWPTFPQLWVSGNLVGGCNIILELFKNGKLKKIINSVKENKS
- the rnt gene encoding ribonuclease T; protein product: MFKENEINTLRKRFRNFYPVVIDVETAGFNAKTDALLEIAIVTLKMDELGWIKKESLLHFHIIPFTGSSIKKEALEFNKIDPFNPLRSAVSEKEAFKNIITLINKGIKKQNCKKAIIVAHNATFDHNFTMAAIKRSGFKNHPFHPFVTFDTASLSGLVVGQTVLAKACKASGIIFDTNQAHSALYDTLQTANLFCNIVNKWKKLGGWPLKNINYRSKKNNN
- a CDS encoding Fe-Mn family superoxide dismutase, with the protein product MNYKLPELDFSYDALEPYFDKQTMIIHHTRHHQTYINNSNLALNSINSELSGKSIEYILYNLNKIDNLDKRQLLRNNLGGHFNHSFFWKGLSLGTNISISFKKVIEKNFGSFLEFKKKFNSVALSRFGSGWVWLVMENNNNKRLSIVSTANQDNPIMRKEISLVTSGTPIIGLDLWEHSYYLKYQNNRSNYIEAFWNVLNWNKVVKRFES
- the pth gene encoding aminoacyl-tRNA hydrolase: MLICKIKLVVGISNPNKYYGETRHNVGSWMLYSLVNRYKEKFIKNKKFFGFVSNVILKKKKIKFLIPNIYMNINGRSVFSVASYYNISLSEMLIIHDDIDLFPGDIKIKYGIGHGGHNGLRSIKSYFEKKIYFHRVRIGIGRPLFKDQISKYVLDKPSKNEHFLIVNSIKRNILEIENRFF
- the ychF gene encoding redox-regulated ATPase YchF, with amino-acid sequence MSLKCGIVGFPNVGKSTLFNALTNLNINAENYPFCTIHPNFGSVAIYDSRLYKLAKIVPTKRIINTFVEFVDIAGLIEGASKGEGLGNKFLSDIRNTDAIVHMVRCFESDSIIHVRGKISPIEDIEIINSELVLSDYNVCVKVLNKIKINKNKNILDKKKIEVLEKCFKHLDNLSMLNNLFLSEEERSYIKEFNFLTIKPMLYVANVNNNKRSVYFIEQINDYFNTKESVFPILLGKDNNGCFCFNVNNKLKKQFFTDQIKDISFSVLKLLNLHTFFTVGEKEIKSWTIKKNSTVIEAARKIHSDFFRGFIKAKVISFNDFISFKGEKLAKNSGKTRIEGKDYIVQDGDILNFLFNI